The Metabacillus schmidteae nucleotide sequence ATTGAAAAATGAATATAACTATTTTTATCACAACATACCAAAGGTAAAGAAAAAGAGCTCTTCAACAGGATGAAAAAGAAAAAGACTCCATCCATATTTTGGAGTCCTTTCTTAACTGATGACCTTTCTAAAGAAATCAGTTAAATTCTTAGTGTGATCAAAATTGTTTTTTCGACTTTCTTTCACAAGGCCTTCTAAAGTTCGTAAGCTGGTTTCTATATATTCGAGGAGAATGTGAGAACTAAAATATAGTCCAGCTTGTTTATGTAGAATTACTTCTTGAAATTCCTTTTCCATAATGGATCCTTTGTTACCATTATGGAAAACATGTAAGCCAATGGCTGGAAATGAATCTTTTTCAATAATCCATTTGCAAATTTGCAAAGGCTTTAAGACAGCAAGATACATTTTAGCAGTACTATTGTTAACTTGTTTAAGACGTTTATAATTTTTTTTAGCCATGCTGAGATAATGGTGAAGAACTGAATACGGTGAGAAAGTATGTTGGGCAAATTGCTTTAATTCTTCGGTAAACATAACATCATTTCGGTAAGTGATAGGGGAAGATAACCATTCAAGAAGAGTAGGATTTGACTTATTCAGTAAACGTAAAGCCTTCTTAATATCCCACCCAACAACTTCATAGGTTTCTAAGCTATTTCTTTCTAAAACATCACGTTCTTCATATAATTGC carries:
- a CDS encoding nucleotidyltransferase domain-containing protein, producing MNNVIKNILNDLEKQEQIQILFACESGSRAWTLHEKDSDFDIRFIYKHEQDWYLQLYEERDVLERNSLETYEVVGWDIKKALRLLNKSNPTLLEWLSSPITYRNDVMFTEELKQFAQHTFSPYSVLHHYLSMAKKNYKRLKQVNNSTAKMYLAVLKPLQICKWIIEKDSFPAIGLHVFHNGNKGSIMEKEFQEVILHKQAGLYFSSHILLEYIETSLRTLEGLVKESRKNNFDHTKNLTDFFRKVIS